The following proteins are encoded in a genomic region of Pseudorca crassidens isolate mPseCra1 chromosome 1, mPseCra1.hap1, whole genome shotgun sequence:
- the THTPA gene encoding thiamine-triphosphatase, with product MAQGLIEVERKFVPSPGTEERLQELGGTLERRVTFRDSYYDTPELGLMRADYWLRQREGSGWELKCPGAASVSGPHTKYMELTAEPAVVAQLCEVLRAEVPGAGGVAAVLGPLGLQEVASFVTKRSAWKLVPRGTDEEERPLRVDLDTADFGYAVGEVEALVQEEAEVPAALEKIHSLSSMLGVLAQETAPAKLIVYLQRFRPQDYQRLLEVYSSTEKP from the exons ATGGCCCAGGGCCTGATTGAAGTGGAGCGAAAGTTCGTTCCCAGCCCTGGCACAGAGGAGCGGCTGCAGGAATTGGGGGGTACCCTGGAGCGCCGAGTCACTTTCCGAGACAGCTACTATGACACCCCTGAGCTGGGCCTCATGCGGGCTGACTACTGGCTCCGACAGCGAGAGGGCAGTGGATGGGAGCTCAAATGTCCCGGAGCAGCAAGTGTTTCAGGACCCCACACTAAGTACATGGAACTCACAGCTGAGCCTGCAGTTGTGGCCCAGCTCTGTGAGGTGCTGAGGGCTGAAGTCCCGGGGGCTGGAGGCGTGGCTGCTGTGCTGGGCCCGCTGGGGCTGCAGGAAGTAGCTAGTTTTGTGACTAAGCGTAGTGCCTGGAAACTGGTGCCGCGCGGAACTGATGAAGAGGAGCGGCCGCTCAGGGTGGACCTGGATACAGCTGACTTTGGCTACGCTGTGGGTGAGGTAGAGGCCCTGGTGCAAGAGGAGGCCGAAGTCCCAGCTGCCCTGGAGAAGATCCACAGCCTCAGCAGCATGCTTG GTGTGCTGGCGCAGGAGACGGCACCTGCCAAGCTGATTGTGTACCTACAGCGCTTCCGGCCTCAGGACTATCAGCGCCTGCTAGAAGTGTACAGCTCCACAGAGAAGCCTTAG